The following coding sequences are from one bacterium window:
- a CDS encoding DUF116 domain-containing protein — protein sequence MSFEAPDKSKQASQDRKLGDEWADWDGSQQAKDTQVSAWVFLLLSGLVLWLLDVFGLGIIWLITPRLVEWGVPFLNMWLALIWTVYVLFFFVVLVLVYWGAGFLKPLLKMLGGIRWLISLVVVFGKLFAFSRDQIGHAYVLVHNRVEVLPRAIKDPGRLLLLAPRCLSRESVLGLKALKEKYGFEQVVAFGGTEARKAIGQIRPYGIIAVACERDLLVGIRDVRGRIPILAFSNSRPEGPCKNTMIDLQVIEHAVNRFLGNAMDSTIHINKEGGKTNESNN from the coding sequence AGGATCGGAAATTGGGTGATGAGTGGGCTGATTGGGACGGGTCACAGCAAGCCAAGGATACGCAAGTATCTGCCTGGGTTTTTCTGTTGTTATCCGGATTGGTATTGTGGTTATTGGATGTTTTCGGTTTGGGGATTATTTGGCTGATTACTCCCCGGCTGGTTGAATGGGGCGTACCGTTTTTAAATATGTGGCTGGCCTTGATCTGGACCGTTTATGTATTGTTCTTTTTTGTTGTTTTGGTGTTGGTGTATTGGGGTGCCGGCTTTTTAAAGCCTTTGCTGAAGATGTTGGGCGGCATCCGCTGGTTGATTTCCCTGGTGGTGGTGTTCGGGAAGCTGTTTGCGTTTTCCCGTGATCAGATCGGTCATGCCTATGTCTTGGTACATAACCGGGTCGAGGTTTTGCCCCGCGCGATCAAAGACCCCGGGCGGTTGCTTTTGCTGGCCCCGCGTTGTTTGAGCCGTGAGAGTGTTTTAGGACTGAAGGCCTTAAAAGAAAAATATGGGTTTGAACAGGTGGTTGCATTTGGGGGCACAGAGGCCCGCAAGGCGATTGGACAGATACGTCCTTATGGGATTATTGCAGTTGCCTGTGAAAGGGATTTGTTGGTGGGTATTCGTGATGTCCGGGGCCGTATTCCAATATTGGCATTTTCCAATTCCCGGCCGGAGGGTCCGTGTAAAAACACCATGATTGATTTGCAAGTGATCGAACATGCGGTGAATCGGTTTTTAGGCAATGCTATGGATAGTACAATCCATATAAATAAAGAAGGAGGAAAGACTAATGAAAGTAACAATTGA